The Akkermansia sp. N21116 genome includes a region encoding these proteins:
- the prfA gene encoding peptide chain release factor 1 yields the protein MDYSSLIEKRQQRLEELETIISQPDFFNDQKQASETMREHAHLKKMMETWNDLKNSERELADNRELAKEEDPEIAELAELEIPALEKKIDHLTTEIQYSLLPRDTTEDRDAIVEIRAGTGGDEASLFAGDLLRLYERYAEQRGWKFEHMESSPSDVGGFKEVVCRIAGSEVFRFMKYESGVHRVQRVPETETQGRIHTSTATVAVLPEAEEVDIEIRPEDLRIETCRSGGAGGQHVNRTESAVQIFHLPSGLMVRCEEERSQMKNRDKGMKILRAKLFEMKQRAEHEKYSAQRRSLIGSGGREEKIRTYNFPQNRMTDHRIGYTSYNLEGIMMGELQEVIERLQHAEMQERLVEAGLEQ from the coding sequence ATGGATTATTCTTCTCTCATCGAAAAGCGGCAGCAGAGGCTGGAGGAATTGGAAACGATTATTTCCCAGCCGGACTTTTTCAACGACCAGAAGCAGGCGTCGGAAACGATGCGCGAACACGCCCATCTGAAAAAGATGATGGAAACGTGGAACGATCTCAAGAATTCCGAACGGGAATTGGCGGACAATCGTGAACTAGCCAAAGAAGAAGACCCGGAAATCGCCGAACTTGCCGAATTGGAAATTCCCGCTCTCGAGAAGAAAATCGACCACCTGACTACGGAGATTCAATATAGCCTCCTCCCCCGTGATACCACGGAAGACCGCGATGCGATCGTGGAAATACGCGCCGGAACCGGAGGAGACGAAGCATCCCTGTTCGCAGGAGATCTCCTGCGCCTGTACGAACGCTATGCCGAGCAACGCGGATGGAAGTTCGAGCATATGGAAAGTAGCCCGTCTGATGTCGGCGGCTTCAAGGAAGTCGTTTGCCGCATTGCCGGCAGCGAAGTGTTCCGTTTCATGAAGTACGAGAGTGGCGTCCACCGCGTCCAGCGCGTGCCCGAGACGGAAACCCAAGGACGCATTCACACATCGACGGCGACGGTGGCCGTCCTGCCGGAAGCAGAAGAAGTGGATATCGAAATCCGTCCGGAGGATCTGCGCATTGAAACCTGCCGTTCCGGCGGAGCTGGCGGACAGCATGTGAACCGGACGGAATCCGCCGTACAAATTTTTCACCTTCCTTCGGGCTTGATGGTACGTTGCGAAGAAGAACGCAGCCAAATGAAAAACCGGGATAAGGGGATGAAAATCCTACGCGCCAAATTGTTTGAAATGAAGCAAAGAGCGGAACACGAAAAATACTCCGCCCAGCGCAGAAGCCTGATCGGTTCCGGCGGACGCGAAGAAAAAATACGTACCTATAACTTCCCTCAAAACCGCATGACCGACCATCGCATCGGCTACACGTCGTACAATCTGGAAGGCATCATGATGGGAGAACTCCAGGAAGTCATCGAACGCCTCCAGCACGCAGAAATGCAGGAACGCTTGGTCGAAGCCGGACTGGAACAGTAA
- a CDS encoding tyrosine-type recombinase/integrase: protein MSTSITNDITFREITRELNISIAEAIMLLTELITASKGRGKSVSRAMECIRLGSEALKNKEKSVRFIDCVHASLEERIHLRARTQSDIRYIANRFIKYCPGLSNRQIRSISSEDCRKYIDQTFSTPRQRQKGRLILSGIFSTGIRKGWCSSNPISQVRSPLIKETRIRTLTTGESKILLQTAARLFNGECLPAIAIMLYAGIRPHEIQRLTWQEVDLQNNAIYIPPQHSKTGGARQVTIQPVLKKLLKPKDNAQPNNHKICPRNWSLKWKRIRQNAGWGTEQPWIQDILRHTFASYYSAYYKNWNTLQLEMGHSDTHLLRTRYLNLDGITHTQAKRFWKGV from the coding sequence ATGAGCACTTCCATTACCAACGACATAACATTCCGTGAAATTACCCGGGAATTGAACATTTCCATCGCAGAAGCAATCATGCTCCTGACCGAATTAATTACTGCCTCCAAAGGACGGGGCAAATCGGTTTCACGAGCAATGGAGTGTATCCGGTTGGGAAGCGAAGCGCTCAAAAATAAAGAGAAAAGTGTCCGATTCATTGACTGCGTTCATGCTTCGCTGGAAGAACGCATCCATTTAAGAGCAAGGACACAATCCGACATCCGGTACATTGCCAATCGATTCATCAAATATTGCCCGGGGCTATCGAATCGTCAAATACGTAGCATTTCCTCGGAAGATTGTCGTAAATACATTGATCAAACTTTTTCTACGCCCAGGCAACGTCAGAAAGGAAGGCTCATTCTCAGTGGAATCTTTTCGACTGGAATCCGCAAGGGATGGTGTTCAAGCAATCCTATTTCCCAGGTCAGAAGTCCCCTTATCAAGGAAACCCGCATTCGCACCCTGACTACGGGAGAAAGTAAGATACTTTTGCAAACGGCAGCCCGATTATTTAACGGGGAATGTCTTCCTGCTATTGCCATAATGCTGTACGCCGGCATTCGTCCACATGAAATCCAAAGACTGACTTGGCAAGAAGTCGATCTGCAAAACAATGCTATCTATATCCCACCTCAGCACAGTAAAACAGGAGGAGCCCGTCAAGTAACCATCCAACCTGTTCTCAAAAAACTATTGAAGCCAAAAGACAATGCACAACCGAATAATCACAAAATCTGCCCCAGGAACTGGTCGCTCAAATGGAAAAGAATCCGCCAAAATGCCGGTTGGGGAACAGAGCAACCCTGGATCCAAGATATTCTAAGACATACGTTCGCCAGTTACTACAGCGCTTATTACAAGAATTGGAATACTCTCCAATTGGAAATGGGGCATTCCGATACACACTTGCTCCGAACTCGCTATCTCAACCTGGACGGTATCACCCACACACAAGCAAAGAGATTCTGGAAAGGAGTCTAA
- a CDS encoding FtsX-like permease family protein, with the protein MKSTLLIVLYLIKDMFYRWLMRISCPLSRFLVVLFLCFCAFVFLSSYIISIKALEERIQSSGADLIVVTEFVSGTSCVHASGYTIIPSQSDEYELHLFHEPFLSAMIGEQFYPLVEYMPISTRLFENVLGCGNGICILPKEPCETISPMDCTVDDHLVHAVTLPDSSYPMLRRIYQGGAVFFPYGTLHGIWNTGFTRKYVLRVKCADEVHVGILEDTINQLIRLDKKSMGLVSSRSLLGELAQLRSSQYLFRVWVSIGISAIICLLLTSISSLEFRQNEYVYALMGSFGVSRMMLFGSFLVENTLLVSGGFAASLGCLWGVRRFISSDLYKSPGLTIEWWELSDDIRTFCLSFGICILVSCIPIACSIYRPIGRVLK; encoded by the coding sequence ATGAAATCGACTCTTCTCATTGTCCTCTATTTGATCAAGGACATGTTTTACCGATGGTTAATGAGAATTTCCTGTCCTCTATCGCGTTTTCTCGTGGTTCTCTTTCTCTGTTTTTGTGCATTTGTTTTCCTAAGTAGCTACATTATTTCCATTAAGGCATTGGAGGAACGTATCCAGAGCAGTGGAGCGGATTTGATTGTTGTTACGGAATTTGTGTCGGGGACATCTTGTGTCCACGCTTCCGGTTATACAATTATTCCGTCTCAGTCTGACGAATATGAACTCCATTTATTTCATGAGCCGTTTCTATCTGCTATGATTGGAGAACAGTTTTATCCTCTTGTTGAGTATATGCCTATTTCTACTAGATTGTTTGAAAATGTACTTGGATGCGGGAATGGAATTTGTATCCTTCCCAAGGAGCCTTGTGAGACTATTTCTCCCATGGATTGTACTGTGGACGATCATTTAGTCCACGCTGTTACTTTACCTGATTCCTCCTATCCTATGCTTCGAAGGATTTATCAGGGGGGAGCAGTTTTTTTCCCATATGGGACACTTCATGGAATTTGGAATACTGGATTCACAAGGAAGTATGTTTTGAGGGTAAAATGTGCGGACGAAGTGCATGTAGGGATTTTGGAGGATACGATCAATCAGCTTATTCGGCTGGATAAAAAGAGCATGGGTCTTGTCAGCAGCCGTTCTCTTCTGGGAGAGCTGGCGCAGTTGCGTTCGTCGCAATATTTGTTTCGCGTGTGGGTTTCCATTGGTATTTCAGCAATCATTTGTCTGTTGCTTACGTCGATTTCTTCTCTTGAATTTCGACAGAATGAATATGTATATGCGTTGATGGGGAGTTTTGGGGTGAGCCGTATGATGTTGTTTGGTTCGTTTTTAGTGGAGAATACACTTTTGGTTTCTGGCGGTTTTGCTGCGTCTCTGGGGTGCTTGTGGGGAGTGAGGAGGTTTATTTCATCGGACCTGTATAAATCACCTGGTTTGACAATTGAATGGTGGGAATTGTCGGACGATATACGGACATTTTGTCTGTCGTTTGGCATCTGTATTCTTGTCTCTTGTATTCCCATTGCGTGTTCAATTTATAGGCCGATCGGGAGGGTTTTAAAATAG
- a CDS encoding discoidin domain-containing protein: METTVPSAEILQQSFPQFIVTGLISSASLPATYQVTTASGQRQLILYIVPTSLAATVGWSESFMMDVAETVKFQHPNLVGISETGTSADGQYLYIAAEEEPAPSLIQIRLGEGIKPKDALIYTRGLALGLSLAHNKGIYHGRITPALISMVGGKIPKIIPFNISPLLTDKTQLEFFAPESLTAGARKTSKSDIYSLGLLLYFMLTGKTPSGTGFEMPSNHCKCSEEVDLLTAKAINPNPDARFASCLELVSELENILPGCDTKTVRKPRKSALPNVTALSKEAAKRKGAPILYFYLIPALIIGIALAAISVSYRLDMLDTSKEIKALQAEKAKVERQNGWIREAQTREARKQAATPAASPAPVTAPTPTPSPAPVTPAAVQPAPVDVSPTDTKGLTNWCRESNVKVRSNEPFKHLSAYEAEKLIDGDKESIAATNPDPDKPSWFAVDFGKDNERPVSRIVIHAPVDNAQLGSMTKFSIKLANANKEIVAEKEFHSDGTPVPGTEIWELPEPVQARGLRIESLGTDQPLIIGELEVFGKP; encoded by the coding sequence ATGGAAACAACCGTACCTTCTGCAGAAATCCTGCAACAGTCCTTTCCGCAGTTCATCGTCACGGGGCTTATCTCCTCAGCCTCCCTGCCGGCCACCTATCAGGTCACCACTGCAAGCGGACAGAGGCAGCTCATCCTTTACATCGTCCCCACATCTCTGGCCGCCACCGTCGGATGGAGCGAATCCTTCATGATGGATGTTGCGGAAACAGTCAAATTCCAACATCCCAATCTCGTCGGGATCTCAGAAACAGGTACCTCAGCAGACGGACAATACCTCTACATTGCTGCTGAAGAAGAGCCTGCCCCCAGCCTGATTCAAATCCGCCTGGGAGAAGGCATCAAACCTAAAGATGCTCTGATCTACACCCGCGGCCTCGCCCTCGGCCTCTCCCTGGCCCACAACAAAGGCATCTACCATGGACGCATCACTCCGGCTCTCATTTCCATGGTTGGAGGCAAAATTCCCAAAATCATCCCCTTCAACATCTCCCCCCTGCTGACGGATAAAACCCAACTCGAATTCTTCGCGCCGGAATCATTGACCGCCGGGGCCCGTAAAACGTCCAAATCCGACATCTACTCTCTCGGCCTCCTCCTCTACTTCATGCTCACCGGCAAAACTCCCTCCGGAACCGGCTTTGAAATGCCCTCCAACCACTGCAAATGCAGCGAAGAAGTAGACCTCCTGACAGCCAAAGCAATCAACCCCAATCCGGACGCACGTTTTGCTTCCTGCCTGGAACTCGTCTCCGAACTGGAAAACATCCTGCCCGGATGCGACACCAAAACCGTCAGGAAACCCCGCAAATCCGCCCTTCCCAACGTAACCGCCCTCAGCAAAGAAGCCGCCAAGCGTAAGGGAGCCCCCATCCTGTACTTCTACCTCATCCCCGCTCTCATCATCGGCATAGCCTTGGCTGCCATCTCTGTTTCTTACAGGCTGGACATGCTGGATACCAGCAAGGAAATCAAAGCCCTCCAAGCTGAAAAAGCCAAAGTAGAACGCCAGAATGGCTGGATCCGCGAAGCGCAAACACGAGAAGCCAGGAAGCAGGCAGCCACCCCGGCAGCCTCTCCCGCCCCTGTTACAGCACCTACGCCAACTCCTTCTCCAGCCCCCGTTACTCCGGCCGCCGTCCAACCCGCTCCGGTTGACGTTTCCCCCACCGATACAAAAGGACTCACCAACTGGTGCCGCGAAAGCAACGTCAAAGTACGCTCCAACGAACCCTTCAAACACCTCTCCGCTTACGAAGCGGAAAAACTCATTGACGGAGATAAGGAAAGTATCGCCGCCACCAACCCGGATCCAGACAAACCCTCATGGTTCGCCGTCGACTTCGGCAAAGACAACGAACGTCCCGTCAGCCGCATCGTCATCCACGCCCCCGTTGATAACGCCCAGCTTGGTTCCATGACCAAATTCTCCATCAAATTGGCCAACGCCAACAAAGAAATCGTCGCTGAAAAAGAATTTCACTCTGACGGAACTCCCGTTCCCGGTACTGAAATATGGGAACTCCCCGAACCCGTCCAAGCACGAGGACTCCGGATCGAATCCCTGGGTACCGACCAGCCCCTCATTATCGGAGAACTGGAAGTATTCGGCAAACCGTAA
- a CDS encoding alpha/beta hydrolase: MKHLLSIVLLASTLLPLSCSPPYAPDTREIYNSREPSDIDQVALAKKAWDILGNPSRKKEWPGALNQYNHAVFTLLERGRKLNEHSGDRIQAPSGAFAVETSALGNDRDYRTYEDVIPCSKIQTSFHLEERVTVEGLGIPLAGIVKRNKNAVKRQNESLKDSGNIHTLTAILDFDHPVNGKPAMRFIPRLLEDSVNVGSTQQALAADFSAPISLFWDREDISNAGILGAFRPKKAVNYMGLYFSEPYSPKKIPVLFTHGLMSSPATFANITNRLLADPVIRHNYQFWFFGYPSGIPWAKSAQAQRDALQYIFDEYGTPDRNSPINKMLMIGHSMGGLITRMNNSEHPWGMLEKLIKGMNNARSLTYDQVTARLEELLPSSQADLEHDKKLRESFIFNPPQQTSRIVFMATPHRGSRFADSWVGRIGQKLITLPEAILLEVVRTGTLSNNMLLLNPMKIEEELTSIRQLSPSSPFITGIQEIRPSDRIPVHSIIGDRGRNNTPNSSDGIVAYYSSHLDWAQSEKIVPAGHSVQECIPAALELRRILRLHLQDNNIPFTRQDFTAKPVLWQSNPPMKLPRTVTH; the protein is encoded by the coding sequence ATGAAACACCTCTTATCCATCGTCCTTCTTGCCTCCACCCTTCTGCCCCTTTCATGTTCTCCTCCGTATGCACCGGATACAAGAGAAATCTACAACTCCAGAGAACCCTCCGACATTGACCAGGTAGCCCTTGCCAAAAAGGCATGGGACATCCTCGGGAATCCCTCCAGGAAGAAGGAATGGCCCGGTGCCCTCAATCAATACAACCATGCGGTATTCACCCTTCTGGAACGCGGGCGTAAACTCAATGAGCACTCCGGAGACCGAATCCAAGCCCCTTCCGGAGCTTTCGCCGTCGAAACCTCAGCCCTTGGCAACGACCGCGACTACCGCACCTACGAAGACGTCATTCCCTGTTCCAAAATCCAGACCAGCTTTCACTTGGAAGAACGCGTTACCGTTGAAGGTCTGGGCATCCCACTGGCCGGCATCGTCAAAAGAAATAAAAATGCCGTCAAAAGACAAAACGAATCTCTAAAAGACAGCGGCAACATCCACACCCTGACGGCAATCCTGGACTTCGACCACCCTGTCAACGGCAAACCCGCCATGCGGTTCATCCCCCGTCTTCTTGAAGACTCCGTCAACGTCGGATCAACTCAACAAGCCCTGGCAGCCGACTTCTCCGCCCCTATCTCCCTGTTCTGGGATCGTGAAGACATTTCCAACGCCGGTATCCTCGGTGCCTTCCGCCCTAAAAAAGCGGTCAACTACATGGGCCTTTATTTCTCCGAGCCTTATTCTCCGAAAAAAATACCCGTCCTCTTCACCCACGGACTCATGTCCTCCCCGGCTACATTCGCCAACATCACCAATCGCCTCCTGGCCGATCCCGTTATCCGCCACAACTACCAATTCTGGTTCTTCGGCTACCCATCCGGCATTCCCTGGGCCAAATCCGCACAAGCCCAGCGCGACGCCCTTCAATACATTTTTGACGAATACGGTACTCCTGATCGTAACAGCCCCATCAACAAAATGCTCATGATCGGTCACTCCATGGGCGGCCTTATCACCAGAATGAACAACTCGGAACACCCCTGGGGAATGCTGGAAAAACTCATCAAAGGCATGAATAATGCCAGATCCCTGACGTACGACCAGGTTACAGCACGGCTTGAAGAACTGCTGCCTTCGTCCCAAGCCGACCTCGAACACGACAAAAAACTCCGGGAATCCTTCATCTTCAATCCTCCCCAACAGACATCCCGCATCGTCTTCATGGCAACTCCTCACCGGGGTTCCCGCTTTGCCGACTCATGGGTAGGACGGATTGGACAAAAACTTATCACTCTCCCGGAAGCCATCCTGTTGGAAGTAGTCCGTACAGGAACGCTCAGTAACAATATGCTCCTCCTCAATCCCATGAAAATTGAAGAGGAACTTACCAGCATCCGCCAGCTCTCCCCTTCCTCGCCATTTATCACGGGCATCCAGGAAATACGCCCCTCCGATAGAATCCCCGTCCACTCCATCATCGGAGACCGGGGACGAAACAACACCCCCAACTCTTCCGATGGCATCGTAGCCTACTACTCATCCCACCTCGACTGGGCCCAATCGGAAAAAATCGTTCCTGCCGGCCACAGCGTCCAGGAGTGTATCCCGGCCGCCCTGGAACTTCGCCGCATCCTCAGACTGCATCTTCAAGACAACAACATCCCGTTCACACGTCAGGACTTCACCGCCAAACCTGTTCTCTGGCAGTCAAATCCTCCTATGAAACTCCCCCGGACAGTCACCCACTAA
- a CDS encoding cysteine desulfurase, producing the protein MLDLSHIRSQFPILDTIVHGKQLIYLDNAATTQKPLAVLDASRKYYELYNSNIHRGAHHLSQIATEAHEQARIVTANFIGASRPEEVLFTSGCTMGINLAASVIGFSGRIGKGDEIILSASEHHSNIVPWQMMAERTGAIIKVIPITDSQTWDLQAYERLLTPKTKIVSVAHISNAIGIINPIRQVIAMAKANNPDTIVLIDAAQSVSHHAIDVQELGCDLLAFSGHKLYAPTGIGALWGKYDLLDSLPPWMGGGEMIREVTFGGTIYNTLPFKYEAGTPNIEGAIAMAEAIRFVQNIGLDAIAEHEQHLVNTMLSGLRTIPGIRILGENGKHGAVISIIADNIHHYDIGTLLDQMGIAVRTGHHCCQPLMACIGATGTTRFSFSVYNTETEICTALTAVEKAVSMLS; encoded by the coding sequence ATGCTTGACCTATCCCATATCAGATCCCAGTTCCCGATTCTGGACACCATCGTCCATGGCAAGCAGCTGATCTATCTGGACAACGCCGCCACAACTCAAAAACCCTTGGCCGTCCTCGATGCTTCCCGAAAATACTACGAGCTTTACAACTCCAACATCCATCGTGGAGCCCACCACCTTAGCCAAATCGCTACGGAAGCCCACGAACAGGCCCGCATCGTCACGGCAAACTTCATCGGAGCCAGCCGCCCTGAAGAAGTCCTCTTCACTTCGGGTTGTACCATGGGCATCAACCTCGCCGCATCCGTCATCGGCTTCTCCGGTAGAATCGGCAAGGGGGATGAAATCATTCTATCCGCCTCGGAGCACCACTCCAACATCGTCCCATGGCAAATGATGGCCGAACGCACGGGAGCCATCATCAAAGTCATCCCCATCACCGACTCCCAAACATGGGATCTTCAGGCCTATGAACGCCTCCTGACACCGAAGACGAAAATCGTTTCAGTCGCCCATATTTCCAATGCCATCGGCATAATCAACCCCATTCGCCAAGTCATCGCCATGGCCAAGGCCAACAATCCGGACACCATCGTGCTCATTGATGCCGCCCAGTCCGTCAGCCACCACGCCATCGACGTTCAAGAACTCGGATGCGACCTACTCGCCTTCTCCGGTCACAAACTCTATGCCCCCACTGGTATTGGCGCACTTTGGGGCAAATACGACCTCCTTGACAGTCTTCCCCCCTGGATGGGCGGCGGTGAAATGATCCGCGAAGTCACTTTCGGCGGTACTATCTACAACACCCTCCCCTTCAAATACGAGGCAGGCACTCCCAATATCGAAGGCGCCATTGCCATGGCCGAAGCCATCCGCTTCGTCCAAAACATCGGACTGGACGCCATCGCCGAACACGAGCAACACCTCGTCAATACCATGCTGAGCGGCCTTCGGACCATCCCCGGCATCCGCATTCTGGGTGAAAACGGCAAGCACGGAGCCGTCATCTCCATCATCGCCGACAACATCCATCACTACGATATCGGCACCCTTCTGGATCAGATGGGGATTGCCGTCCGTACCGGCCACCACTGCTGCCAGCCCCTGATGGCATGCATCGGAGCCACCGGCACCACGCGATTCTCATTCTCCGTTTACAACACCGAGACTGAAATTTGCACCGCTCTGACGGCAGTTGAGAAAGCAGTATCCATGCTATCCTGA
- a CDS encoding rhodanese-like domain-containing protein, producing the protein MNKYKETIYQALRLIFGALVLAALLAYADYRWMEPNRTPPCDPSKLSEGHICLTTVLKQWGYSKIVWIDARNQDAFERGTVKNGQVLSIRNDEKAADLLAKALPVLHQAGIDDKCIVVFCDRSCNAASEIAEMLKSFQLQAPIYILEGGWDEIRKNPSLAS; encoded by the coding sequence ATGAACAAGTATAAAGAAACCATCTACCAGGCGCTCCGCCTGATCTTCGGTGCCCTCGTCCTGGCGGCCCTCCTCGCTTATGCCGACTACCGCTGGATGGAGCCCAACCGAACCCCTCCCTGCGACCCGAGTAAACTGTCCGAAGGGCATATCTGCCTGACAACCGTCCTCAAACAATGGGGATACTCTAAAATCGTCTGGATCGATGCAAGAAATCAGGATGCCTTTGAACGCGGAACCGTCAAAAACGGTCAGGTTCTTTCCATCCGCAACGATGAAAAAGCAGCGGACCTTCTGGCCAAAGCCCTGCCAGTCCTCCACCAGGCGGGCATTGATGACAAATGCATCGTTGTCTTCTGCGACCGCAGTTGCAATGCTGCATCGGAAATCGCCGAAATGTTAAAAAGCTTCCAGCTTCAAGCCCCCATCTACATCCTCGAAGGAGGATGGGATGAAATCCGCAAAAACCCTTCCCTCGCCTCCTAG
- a CDS encoding DUF1573 domain-containing protein — translation MKLLPLILPPLFLVTSSMAIAGELAFERTEQTISAKSDEETVSFAFPFKNTSDAPVKLESIKANCECTEAGFAGNKKVLAPGESCVVSATMKIGMFSGSDAKKLTVIADGKTYDLTLRVRVPEIVHLSTRQLNWPQGSPAAPQTITVTVDPASGVKLTEFSLAGKDFKYEPVTVRKGEVYKIIITPLQTATPLCNTFWVLTDSKIPRYSRYVGMLTITPPSRDK, via the coding sequence ATGAAACTCCTTCCCCTCATTCTCCCGCCCCTCTTCCTAGTGACCTCCTCCATGGCCATAGCCGGAGAACTCGCATTTGAACGGACGGAACAAACCATCTCCGCCAAGTCTGACGAAGAAACAGTCTCATTCGCTTTTCCGTTTAAAAACACATCGGATGCTCCGGTTAAGCTGGAATCGATCAAAGCCAATTGCGAATGCACGGAAGCCGGATTCGCCGGCAATAAAAAAGTGCTCGCTCCCGGTGAAAGCTGCGTTGTCTCCGCCACTATGAAGATCGGCATGTTCTCCGGTTCCGATGCAAAAAAATTAACCGTCATTGCCGATGGGAAAACCTACGACTTGACACTCCGTGTCCGCGTTCCGGAAATCGTCCACCTCTCAACGCGCCAGCTGAACTGGCCCCAAGGTTCCCCCGCTGCCCCCCAGACCATCACCGTCACAGTTGACCCGGCCTCCGGCGTCAAACTAACAGAATTCAGCCTCGCCGGCAAAGACTTCAAGTACGAACCGGTAACCGTCCGTAAAGGAGAAGTGTACAAAATCATCATCACGCCTCTCCAAACGGCTACCCCACTCTGCAATACATTCTGGGTCCTTACGGACAGTAAAATTCCCCGCTACTCCCGCTACGTCGGCATGCTTACCATTACGCCTCCCTCCCGGGACAAATGA